In Piliocolobus tephrosceles isolate RC106 chromosome 5, ASM277652v3, whole genome shotgun sequence, a single genomic region encodes these proteins:
- the LOC111547442 gene encoding KH homology domain-containing protein 1-like, with the protein MGTSALSKKPWWTLPENFHAPMVFHMEEDQEELIFGHGDTYLRCIEVHSHTLIQLESWFTATGQTRVTVVGPHRARQWLLHMFYCVGSQDSCRHDQGLEMLERVRSQPLTNHDLVASISVPPYTGDLSFASRISRNICLSVPQPSPYQVIGCSGFHLSSLYL; encoded by the exons ATGGGAACAAGTGCTCTCAGCAAGAAGCCGTGGTGGACCCTGCCTGAAAACTTTCATGCTCCAATGGTGTTCCACATGGAAGAGGACCAGGAGGAGCTCATCTTTG GACACGGTGACACATACCTTCGCTGCATTGAGGTGCACAGTCACACCCTTATTCAGCTGGAGAGTTGGTTCACAGCTACAGGCCAGACTCGTGTGACTGTGGTCGGACCACATAGGGCAAGGCAGTGGCTGCTGCACATGTTCTATTGTGTGGGGAGTCAGGACTCCTGTCGTCATGATCAAG GCCTCGAGATGCTGGAGCGTGTCCGGAGCCAGCCCCTGACCAACCATGACCTGGTTGCCTCCATTAGTGTGCCACCATACACCGGAGATCTGTCTTTCGCCTCCAGGATAAGTAGAAACATCTGTCTTAGCGTTCCTCAGCCTTCCCCTTACCAAGTGATTGGTTGTTCGGGATTCCATTTGAGTTCACTCTATTTGTAA